AGCGCCTCCGCCAGCGGATCGGCCGCCAGCCGCGTGGCAAAACCGAGCTGCAGCGCTTCCTCGCCGGAGAAGATGCGGCCCGTGAAGGTGAGCTCGCGCACCACGTCGCTGCGGGCGAGTTCGCGCATCAGCACCATGCCGCCCATGTCGGGCACCAGCCCCCACTTGATTTCCATCACCGAAAGCCGGGTGTCGGGCGCCACGATACGGATGTCGGCCCCCAGCGCCACTTGAAAGCCGCCGCCGAAAGCCACGCCGTGCACGGCGGCAATGACGGGCACCGGCACCTCGCGCCAGGCCATCGCAACGTACTGGGCCGCATTCGAAATGCCATGCGTCCGTGCGGACAGATCGGTGCCGCCCGCCGCTGTGCCCAGCACCGCGCTGGCGGCGCCCTGCCCCATGCGCTCGAACGAGGCCATGTCGAGTCCCGCGCAAAACGCCTTGCCCCGGCCGGTGATGACCACGGCGCGCACCGCGGCATCGCTGCGCAGGCGCTCGCCCGCTTCGATCAGCGCGTCGAACATCGCGGGATCGAGCGCGTTCATCTTGTCCGCGCGCGCAAGCTGCAGTTCCACCACGCCGTCGGGATGGCGGGTCCATTCGATTCGCTCGGCCATGGCCATGTCTCCTTCGGTTTTGCGGCAGTATCGCCCGGCATGGGCGCTCGGCGATGATGGCGCCTGTCGCCTACCCAACACCTCTGGACTCATGCCTGTGGACCGCCGCATCTTTCTGCAATCGGGCGCCGCCGCGGTGGTGGCGCTGCTTCACACCGATGCATCCCCTGCCCCGGCCCAGGACGCTCGGCCGCTGCTCGGCTTCACCGCGGTGCCGGCGTCGCTGCGCGATGCCGTGGTGGTGCCGCCGGAATACGAATGGCAGCTGCTCTATCCCTGGGGCACGCCCACCGGCATCGCCGGGCATCCCATGCCGGCGTTCGCGCCCGACGGCAGCAACAGCGCGGCCGAGCAGGCGCTGCAGGCCGGCATGCACCACGACGGCATGCACTTCTTTGCGCTCGCGTCGCCGGACCGCGGCCTGCTCGTGATGAACCACGAGTACACCGACGAGCAGTTGCTCCATGCCGACGGCAACAAGGCGTGGACCGCCGACAAAGTGCGCAAGTCGCTGCATGCGATGGGTGTCTCGGTCATCGAGATCCGCCGCACGCGCGATGGCTGGCGCCAGGTGCGGCCTTCGCCCCATGCGCGGCGCGTGCACGGGCAGACACCCATGCGCATCGCCGGCCCCGCCGCGGGCGCTGCACCGATGCGCACCGCCGCCAATCCGGACGGCGACGAGGTGCTGGGCACCTTCGCCAACTGCGCGATGGGCGTCACGCCCTGGGGCACCTACCTCACCTGCGAAGAAAACTTCCACGGCTACTTCGGCGGCCCGAAGGAATCGGCGAAGGACGCCACGCCGGCGCAGCGCCGCTACGGCACCGTGCCGGGCTCGCAATGGGTGGAATACTGGCGCTTCGAGGAACGCTTCGACATGAGCCGGCATCCGAACGAAGCGCACCGCTTCGGCTGGGTGGTGGAGATCGATCCCTTCGATCCCGCGGCCAAGCCCGTCAAGCGCACGGCGCTCGGGCGCAAGCGCCAGGAAAGCGCGACCTGCACGCTTGCCGGAGATGGGCGTGTCGTCGTCTACATGGGCGACGACGCACGGTTCGAATACATCTACAAGTTCGTGAGCCACGGCAAGGTCTCGATGGCCGGCGACGGCTCCCGGGCCGCAGCCAACAGCCGCCTGCTCGACGAAGGCACGCTCTACGCCGCACGCTTCGATGCCGACGGCCGCGGCCAATGGCTCGAACTCGCGCACGGCCGCAATGGCCTCGATGCGGGCAGCGGCTTCGCCGATCAGCCCGAGGTGCTGATCCACGCCAGGCTGGCCGCCGACGTGGTGGGCGCCACGAAGATGGACCGCCCCGAATGGATCGCGGTGCATCCGCAGACGGGCGAGGTGTACGTCACGCTCACCAACAACAGCCAGCGCGGTGACCCGGGCAAGCCCGCACCCGATGCCGCCAATCCGCGCGCCGGCAATCTCTTCGGCGGCATCCTGCGCTGGCGCGAGGACGGCGGCGATGCGGGCAGCGCGAGCTTCGGCTGGGATCACTTCGCGCTGGCCGGCGACCCCTCACAGACGGGCAGCGGCGCCCGCTATCCCTCGGGCGACGCCGACGTCTTCGGCAGCCCCGACGGCCTGCACTTCGACAGCGGCGGCCTGCTCTGGATCCAGACCGACATGAGCGGCCAGCTCATCGGCATGCCACCCTACGCTTCGCTCGGCAACAACCAGATGCTGTGCGCCGATCCGGCAACGGGCCGCATCAAGCGTTTCCTGACCGCGCCCAATGGCAGCGAGGTCACGGGCTGCGTGGTGACGCCGGACCGGCGCACGCTGTTCGTCAACATCCAGCACCCGGGCGAATCGCGCGACGACGGCGGCGCGACACCCAACAGCGCATGGCCCGACGGCACGGCGCCCGGCAGCGCGCGGCCGCGCTCGGCAACGCTTTCGATCCGGCGGCGCAACGGCGGTATCGTCGGCACCTGAATCACAAGATGTAGTGAGACTTGGCATGAGCATCCGCATCGTTCGTCTCGGCACGCCGCGCACGGCCGGCGAGGGCCTGCGCGTCGGCACCGTGCGCCGTCCGCCGCGCGGGGTTCCGAAGACCGAGTTCGCATCGCAGGACTGGTATGACGTGTGGTACCCGAATCTCGCGCCTTCCGCGGAGACCATGAAGCTGGGCCAGGAGGCGGAAACCCCCGCGCAATGGAATGCCTTCATGCGCAAGTACAAGGCCGAGATGGCCGACGCCGACGCGAGCCGCAGCATCGACCTGCTGGCAGCCCTGTCGCACTCCGCGGCGTTTTCGGTCGGCTGCTACTGCGAAGACGAGTCGCGCTGCCACCGCTCGCTGCTGCGCGGCCTCTTGGCCGAGCGCGGGGCGGAC
This genomic window from Variovorax paradoxus contains:
- a CDS encoding DUF488 domain-containing protein, with translation MSIRIVRLGTPRTAGEGLRVGTVRRPPRGVPKTEFASQDWYDVWYPNLAPSAETMKLGQEAETPAQWNAFMRKYKAEMADADASRSIDLLAALSHSAAFSVGCYCEDESRCHRSLLRGLLAERGADIAN
- a CDS encoding PhoX family protein: MPVDRRIFLQSGAAAVVALLHTDASPAPAQDARPLLGFTAVPASLRDAVVVPPEYEWQLLYPWGTPTGIAGHPMPAFAPDGSNSAAEQALQAGMHHDGMHFFALASPDRGLLVMNHEYTDEQLLHADGNKAWTADKVRKSLHAMGVSVIEIRRTRDGWRQVRPSPHARRVHGQTPMRIAGPAAGAAPMRTAANPDGDEVLGTFANCAMGVTPWGTYLTCEENFHGYFGGPKESAKDATPAQRRYGTVPGSQWVEYWRFEERFDMSRHPNEAHRFGWVVEIDPFDPAAKPVKRTALGRKRQESATCTLAGDGRVVVYMGDDARFEYIYKFVSHGKVSMAGDGSRAAANSRLLDEGTLYAARFDADGRGQWLELAHGRNGLDAGSGFADQPEVLIHARLAADVVGATKMDRPEWIAVHPQTGEVYVTLTNNSQRGDPGKPAPDAANPRAGNLFGGILRWREDGGDAGSASFGWDHFALAGDPSQTGSGARYPSGDADVFGSPDGLHFDSGGLLWIQTDMSGQLIGMPPYASLGNNQMLCADPATGRIKRFLTAPNGSEVTGCVVTPDRRTLFVNIQHPGESRDDGGATPNSAWPDGTAPGSARPRSATLSIRRRNGGIVGT
- a CDS encoding crotonase/enoyl-CoA hydratase family protein, which gives rise to MAERIEWTRHPDGVVELQLARADKMNALDPAMFDALIEAGERLRSDAAVRAVVITGRGKAFCAGLDMASFERMGQGAASAVLGTAAGGTDLSARTHGISNAAQYVAMAWREVPVPVIAAVHGVAFGGGFQVALGADIRIVAPDTRLSVMEIKWGLVPDMGGMVLMRELARSDVVRELTFTGRIFSGEEALQLGFATRLAADPLAEALQMAHEIAAKSPDAIRAGKRLLNAALSLGAADLLIAESVEQQALIGGRNQLEAVQANIERRTPRFSAPG